The Ascochyta rabiei chromosome 5, complete sequence genome has a segment encoding these proteins:
- a CDS encoding Thymine-DNA glycosylase — protein MRSAARTNVLVKLEEPSSDLSDPPELLPSPPSTSFKSYLAKYQYANGSTKENDAPMLTSPRATTKRPRTTTVTTKAISPTAASSSLSPRPRKKQRKSSKYADPSKYAHLSPLVDILEPGLIGVFVGTNPGVSTALHGHAYAHPSNHFWKLLHSSGLTDRRLAPSEDRSLPTKYCVGNTNIVSRPSKDAAELSKDEMSEGTRELERKFAAFRPEAVCIVGKGIWEAIWRFKYSRNMKKEEFRYGWQDEKHNMGRVEGEAEWVGSKVFVTTSTSGLAASLKPAEKEAIWRPFGQWVQQRREERNFVPGLTEEAVVKEEVKEEEER, from the coding sequence ATGCGATCCGCCGCGCGAACAAATGTTCTTGTAAAGCTAGAGGAACCCTCAAGCGATCTTTCGGACCCCCCTGAACTGCTGCCATCACCGCCGTCTACATCCTTCAAAAGTTATTTAGCGAAGTACCAATACGCAAATGGCTCAACGAAGGAGAACGATGCACCCATGCTTACATCACCTCGAGCGACAACAAAGCGTCCACGCACTACCACGGTCACCACCAAGGCAATATCACCAACAGCAGCCTCATCATCGTTGTCACCTCGCCCTCGCAAAAAGCAGCGGAAATCTAGCAAGTATGCGGATCCCTCTAAATATGCTCACCTGTCCCCGCTGGTCGATATCCTAGAACCAGGCCTGATAGGCGTTTTCGTCGGCACCAATCCCGGTGTCAGCACTGCTTTGCATGGACACGCATACGCACACCCATCGAACCATTTCTGGAAGCTTCTGCACTCCTCAGGCCTTACGGATCGGCGATTGGCGCCTAGCGAAGACAGAAGCCTGCCGACGAAGTACTGTGTGGGCAACACGAATATCGTAAGCAGGCCGTCCAAGGATGCGGCGGAGTTGAGCAAGGATGAGATGAGCGAGGGCACGAGAGAGCTGGAGAGGAAGTTTGCAGCGTTCAGGCCTGAGGCGGTGTGCATTGTGGGCAAGGGGATTTGGGAGGCGATTTGGCGATTCAAGTATAGCAGGAACATGAAGAAGGAGGAATTCAGGTACGGGTGGCAGGACGAGAAGCATAACATGGGAAGAGTGGAGGGAGAGGCGGAATGGGTTGGGAGCAAGGTGTTCGTCACGACAAGTACAAGTGGGTTGGCGGCAAGTCTGAAGCCGGCGGAAAAGGAAGCGATCTGGAGACCGTTTGGACAGTGGGTGCAACAGCGGCGGGAGGAGAGGAACTTCGTCCCTGGCCTGACAGAGGAGGCTGTTGTCaaggaagaagtaaaagaagaagaggaacgATGA